The genomic interval GTGCTCGTCGTCCGCCGCGGCCCCGGTCGCGACGAGCTCGATGCGCTGCACGCGGGTCGCGAGCGATTCGACCCAAGCCTGCGCGAGCGGGATCGCGCCCGCGAGCCGGTCCTCCGCGAGCAGGCAGCGCGCGACCGGCACGACGTCGTGCGACGCCGCCGCCATGAAGCCGAGCCGGCGCTGCGGATCGACGCGCAGGCTGAGCCGCCGGCGGTAGCCGAACTCCGCCGGCGCGCGCAGGATCGGCCGCACGACGTCCGGCGCAAGCCCGCCGACGCGCGTCACGAGGTCGCGCACCGCGGCCTCCTTCGCCTCCGCCTGCGCGGCGTAGTCGACGTGCTGCCACGGACAGCCGCCGCAGCGCGGCAGGTAGACGCACGGCGGCTCGCGGCGTGCGGGGCCGGGGGCGATCACGCGCGCGACGCGCGCGTACGCGTACGCGCGCCGGTCCTCCTCGACCTCGAGCTCGACCTCGTCGCCCGGCGCGGCGCCGCGCACGAAGTGCACCTTGCCTGCGACGCGCGCGATGCCGTGCGGCCCGTACGCGAGCGAATCGATGCGAGCGACGACCATGGAGGAACCCGCGAAACGTTGACCCGCGACCGGGGCGCTCCTACCGTCGGTACCATGCCGCGCGCGGTGCTGCCGTACGGATCCTGGCGCTCGCCGATCACGGCGGCGCTGCTGGTCGGCGAGTCGGTCGGGCTCGGCGCGATCGCGGTCTCGGGCGACGACCTGTACTGGGCCGAGTCGCGACCCGCCGAGGCCGGTCGGACGGCGATCGTGCAGCGCAGCGCCGCCGGCACCGTCGCGGACGTCCTGCCGCAGCCGTGGAGCGCGCGCTCGCGCGTGCACGAGTACGGCGGCGGCGCGTGGACGGTCGAGCGCGACACCGTGTACTTCGTCGACGACCGCGACCAGAGCGTCTTCGCGTGCCTGGTCGGCACGACGCCGCGGCGTCTCACCGAGCCCAGCGCTCGGCGCTACGCGGACCTCGTCGTCGACCGTCCGCGCGCGCGGCTGATCGCCGTCTGCGAGGAGCACCACGACGACGGCCGCGAGCCGACGAACACCCTCGTCGCCGTGCCGCTCGACGGCTCGTCGCGCGTCGAGACGCTGGTCGCCGGACACGACTTCTACGCCTCGCCGCGCCTGAGCCCGGACGGCACGCGCCTCGCCTGGCTCGCCTGGCGTCACCCGCACATGCCGTGGGACGAGACCGAGCTCTGGCTCGGCCGCGTCGCGGAGGACGGGCGCATCGTCGACGCGCGCTGCATCGCCGGCGGACGCGGCGAGTCGATCTTCCAGCCCGAGTGGTCGCCCGACGGCATGCTCTACTTCGTCGCCGACCGCACCGGCTGGTGGAACCTCTACCGCTGGAGCGGCGAGGAGGCGCAGCCGCTCTGTCCGATGCGCGCCGAGTTCGGATTGCCGCAGTGGAACTTCGGCATGACGACCTACGGCTTCGCGAGCGCGTCGAGCATCGTCTGCACCTACGCCGAGCGTGGCGAGTGGCGGCTCGCGCGGCTCGCGATCGAGAGCGGACGCCTCGAGCGCTTCGACGTGCCGTTCGTCGCCTTCTCCGGCCTGCGCGTGACGCCGCGCAAGGCGTACTTCGTCGCCGGCTCGCCGGCCGCGCCGTCGGCGCTGATCGAGCTCGACCTCGAGAGCGGCGCGCACCGCGCCGTGCGCGGCTCGTCGACGCTCGCCGTCGACCCGGCCGACGTCTCGATCGCGCAGTCGATCGAGTTCCCGAGCGCGAACGGCCGCACGGCGTACGCCTTCTACTACCCGCCCGCGAACGGCGCGTACGCCGGGCCCGAGCGCGAGCGGCCGCCGCTGCGCGTGCGCTCGCACGGCGGACCGACCGCCGCGACCGACGGCGCGCTCAAGCTGCCGATCCAGTACTGGACGAGCCGCGGCTTCGCGGTGCTCGACGTCAATTACAGCGGCAGCACCGGCTACGGGCGCGAGTACCGCGATCGTCTGCGCGGCGCGTGGGGCGTGGTCGACGTCGAGGACTGCGTCGCGGGCGCGCGCTACGTCTGCGAGCAGGGTCTCGCCGATCCCGCCCGCGCGACCATCAGCGGCGGCAGCGCGGGCGGCTACACGACGCTCTGCGCGCTCGTCTTCCACGACTTCTTTCGCGCCGGCGCGAGCCACTACGGCATCGGCGACCTGACCGCGCTCGCCGCCGACACGCACAAGTTCGAGTCGCGCTACACCGACTCGCTGGTCGCGCCGTATCCCGAGGGCGCCGAGATCTACCGGGCGCGCTCGCCGCTCTTCCACGCCGAGCGCCTGTCGTGTCCGGTGATCTTCTTCCAGGGGCTCGAGGACCGCGTCGTCCCGCCGGCGCAGGCGGAGGCGATGGTCGCGGCGCTGCGCGCGAAGCGGCTGCCGGTCGCCTACGTCGCGTTCCCCGGCGAGCAGCACGGCTTCCGGCGCGCCGAGAACATCCGCCGCGCGCTCGAGGCGGAGCTCTACTTCTTCTCGCGCGTGCTGCGCTTCGCGCTCGCCGAGCCGATCGAGCCGGTGGCGATCGAGAACCTCTGACGCGTGCGGTTTGACGTACGCGCCGTGTCGCTTGCGCGCGACGTCCGCGCGCGTGCACGCGCTCAGGCGAGCCGGCGCCGGAGGTAGTTGACGACGTCGATCCGCGTGACGAGCCCGAGGAAGCGCTCGCCCTCGACGACGATCGGCACCATGCCGCGCTCGAACACCGGAAAGAGCGCGTCGAGCGACGCGTCGGGCGGCACGGTCGCGAGCCGGCTCGACATCACATCGCGCACCGGACGCGCGAACGCCGCCGCGTCGCGCGCGGCGGCGAGCAGCACGTCGTACTCGTCGACGATGCCGACGATCCGCTCGCCGTCGAGCACCGGGAGCTGCGAGACGTCGTACATCTTCATCCGCGCGTGCGCGCTCGCGAGCGTGTCGTCCGGCGTGAGCGCGACCACCGCGCCCTCCTCGTGGCTGCGCCCGATCACGTCGCGCAGGTCGCCGCGTGGCTTGTCGCGCAGGAAGCCCTGGTCGTGCATCCAGTAGTCGTTGAACATCTTCGACAGGTACTTGTTGCCGCTGTCGCAGACGAACGTGACGACGCATTCGCTCGTCGTGCGCGAGCGGCAGTAGCGCAGCGCCGCCGCGAGCAGCGTGCCGCTCGACGAACCGGCGAGGATGCCTTCCCTGCGCAGCAGCACGCGCGCGGTCGCGAACGCCTCGGCGTCGTCGATCGTGAACGCTTCGGCCACACCGCCGAGGTCCGCGATCGGCG from Candidatus Binatia bacterium carries:
- a CDS encoding cystathionine beta-synthase, with amino-acid sequence VGKGHPEYYQDVAERLAREIPNAFWANQFANPANPRAHEETTGPEIWAQMEGKLDAVVCGVGSGGTITGLGRFFKRVAPHVEIILADPRGSVLAPLVNEGREAEVGSWLVEGIGEDFVPPIADLGGVAEAFTIDDAEAFATARVLLRREGILAGSSSGTLLAAALRYCRSRTTSECVVTFVCDSGNKYLSKMFNDYWMHDQGFLRDKPRGDLRDVIGRSHEEGAVVALTPDDTLASAHARMKMYDVSQLPVLDGERIVGIVDEYDVLLAAARDAAAFARPVRDVMSSRLATVPPDASLDALFPVFERGMVPIVVEGERFLGLVTRIDVVNYLRRRLA
- a CDS encoding S9 family peptidase; amino-acid sequence: MPRAVLPYGSWRSPITAALLVGESVGLGAIAVSGDDLYWAESRPAEAGRTAIVQRSAAGTVADVLPQPWSARSRVHEYGGGAWTVERDTVYFVDDRDQSVFACLVGTTPRRLTEPSARRYADLVVDRPRARLIAVCEEHHDDGREPTNTLVAVPLDGSSRVETLVAGHDFYASPRLSPDGTRLAWLAWRHPHMPWDETELWLGRVAEDGRIVDARCIAGGRGESIFQPEWSPDGMLYFVADRTGWWNLYRWSGEEAQPLCPMRAEFGLPQWNFGMTTYGFASASSIVCTYAERGEWRLARLAIESGRLERFDVPFVAFSGLRVTPRKAYFVAGSPAAPSALIELDLESGAHRAVRGSSTLAVDPADVSIAQSIEFPSANGRTAYAFYYPPANGAYAGPERERPPLRVRSHGGPTAATDGALKLPIQYWTSRGFAVLDVNYSGSTGYGREYRDRLRGAWGVVDVEDCVAGARYVCEQGLADPARATISGGSAGGYTTLCALVFHDFFRAGASHYGIGDLTALAADTHKFESRYTDSLVAPYPEGAEIYRARSPLFHAERLSCPVIFFQGLEDRVVPPAQAEAMVAALRAKRLPVAYVAFPGEQHGFRRAENIRRALEAELYFFSRVLRFALAEPIEPVAIENL